A region of Egicoccus sp. AB-alg6-2 DNA encodes the following proteins:
- a CDS encoding mechanosensitive ion channel family protein yields MEDGTPEDEGGGETVILEDVDPPGSWDELVELLSDSLQALAEGFVARLPLIALALVLFFAGLLLVRWVLRGVERALQSRRADRTVQGLAIQLARVVLVLLVTLYALSVAGVQIGAVLAGLGLAGLALAFALQNILENFVAGVLILIRKPFRRGDQIESNEFMGTVEDIDLRVTRIRDFDDQVVLIPNAMVFTEPIVNLTRLGRRRTRITIGVDYRDDHDRAREVLLEAVRGVEGVLPVPEPEVLCTELGDSSVDFEVSFWSRPQMKEVRFARDRVLRACKSAVEAEGMTIPWPIRTLEWGRSTEPPE; encoded by the coding sequence GTGGAGGACGGGACGCCGGAGGACGAGGGTGGCGGCGAGACCGTCATCCTCGAAGACGTCGATCCGCCCGGCAGTTGGGACGAGCTCGTCGAACTGCTGAGCGATTCGCTCCAGGCGCTGGCGGAAGGCTTCGTGGCGCGGTTGCCGCTGATCGCGCTGGCCCTGGTGCTGTTCTTCGCCGGCCTGCTGCTGGTGCGGTGGGTGCTGCGCGGCGTCGAACGTGCCCTGCAGAGCCGGCGCGCCGACCGGACGGTGCAGGGGCTGGCGATCCAGCTCGCGCGGGTCGTGCTGGTGCTGTTGGTGACGCTGTACGCCCTGAGCGTGGCCGGCGTGCAGATCGGCGCGGTGCTGGCGGGTCTCGGGCTGGCCGGCCTGGCGCTGGCGTTCGCACTGCAGAACATCCTGGAGAACTTCGTCGCCGGCGTCCTCATCCTGATCAGAAAGCCGTTCCGGCGCGGCGACCAGATCGAGTCCAACGAGTTCATGGGCACGGTCGAGGACATCGACCTGCGTGTGACGCGCATCCGCGACTTCGACGACCAGGTCGTGCTGATCCCCAACGCGATGGTGTTCACCGAGCCGATCGTGAACCTCACCCGCCTCGGTCGCCGGCGCACCCGTATCACGATCGGCGTCGACTATCGCGACGACCACGACCGAGCCCGCGAGGTACTGCTCGAGGCGGTTCGCGGCGTCGAGGGTGTGCTGCCCGTACCCGAACCCGAGGTGCTGTGCACGGAACTCGGCGACTCCAGCGTCGACTTCGAGGTCAGCTTCTGGTCGCGGCCACAGATGAAGGAGGTCCGCTTCGCACGCGACCGCGTCCTGCGCGCCTGCAAGTCGGCCGTCGAGGCCGAGGGCATGACCATCCCGTGGCCCATCCGCACGCTGGAGTGGGGCCGGAGCACCGAGCCGCCCGAGTAG
- a CDS encoding dTDP-4-dehydrorhamnose 3,5-epimerase family protein, with the protein MPVQRTAIEGLLVLRFEPATDERGFFRQAFQLGELEDALGREVRLRQGNHARSAPGVIRGFHAEPWDKLVHVTRGTVLAAVADIRPDHGTFGEVATFLLGDHPGEQAALFVAEGLANAYGVRGDEPADYVYEVSREWAATADKRAVAWDDPDLAVDWGIEVPAVSAADRANPTLRQRFPHHPRWRDGTSDQRR; encoded by the coding sequence GTGCCCGTGCAACGGACCGCCATCGAGGGTCTGCTCGTGCTGCGCTTCGAGCCCGCGACGGACGAGCGCGGATTCTTCCGCCAGGCCTTCCAGCTCGGCGAACTCGAGGATGCCCTCGGCCGCGAGGTGCGACTGCGTCAGGGCAACCATGCCCGAAGTGCGCCGGGCGTGATCCGCGGCTTCCACGCCGAGCCCTGGGACAAGCTGGTCCACGTCACCCGCGGCACGGTGCTGGCGGCCGTCGCCGACATCCGGCCGGATCATGGCACCTTCGGTGAGGTGGCGACCTTCCTGCTCGGCGACCACCCGGGGGAGCAGGCCGCGCTGTTCGTGGCCGAAGGACTCGCCAACGCCTATGGCGTGCGCGGCGACGAACCAGCCGACTACGTCTACGAGGTCAGCCGCGAATGGGCGGCGACGGCCGACAAACGCGCGGTTGCCTGGGACGATCCCGACCTCGCCGTCGACTGGGGCATCGAGGTTCCAGCGGTGTCGGCGGCTGACCGCGCCAACCCGACGCTGCGACAGCGGTTCCCGCATCACCCGCGCTGGCGTGACGGCACGTCCGATCAGCGGCGCTGA
- a CDS encoding Crp/Fnr family transcriptional regulator, whose translation MSAARASSLLGALGGDDLSAVLGAARVVRHVRREVVLRRADDAALVVLRGAAKEHRTNLDGLQVLTNVLGPGDVGGLTTALGYPGGNDVTALERFEGLVLRGRDLRDLAASRPPVAQACLRTVTEQYADLHERSVAFAGTSTTRRIVHRLLELATRWGQPVDGVVMVRLHLTQEELASWAGVSRESLAKVLGELRRAHILHTGRRELIIRDLSALQARQRSNGTAASVIDVLLADAGSDEPRTAGQRR comes from the coding sequence GTGTCAGCGGCACGCGCCTCCTCCTTATTGGGGGCGCTCGGGGGTGACGATCTCTCTGCCGTGCTCGGCGCGGCCAGGGTCGTCCGACACGTACGGCGCGAGGTGGTGCTCCGTCGCGCCGACGATGCGGCGCTGGTGGTTCTCCGCGGCGCCGCCAAGGAGCACCGCACCAACCTCGACGGCCTCCAGGTTCTGACCAACGTCCTGGGCCCGGGCGATGTCGGAGGACTGACGACGGCGCTGGGCTACCCGGGCGGAAACGACGTCACGGCGCTCGAACGCTTCGAAGGACTCGTGCTGCGGGGACGCGACCTGCGTGACCTCGCCGCTTCACGCCCACCCGTCGCACAGGCGTGTTTGCGCACGGTCACCGAACAGTACGCCGACCTCCACGAGCGTTCCGTGGCCTTCGCGGGCACGTCAACGACCCGACGGATCGTGCACCGGCTGCTGGAGCTGGCAACCCGGTGGGGGCAGCCGGTCGACGGCGTGGTGATGGTTCGGCTACACCTGACCCAGGAGGAACTGGCGTCGTGGGCCGGTGTCTCGCGGGAGTCGCTGGCCAAGGTGCTCGGCGAGCTGCGACGCGCCCACATCCTCCACACGGGCCGGCGCGAGCTCATCATCCGTGACCTGTCGGCGCTGCAGGCACGGCAGCGCAGCAACGGCACGGCGGCCTCGGTCATCGACGTCCTGCTCGCCGACGCCGGTAGCGACGAGCCACGCACCGCTGGTCAGCGCCGCTGA
- a CDS encoding S8 family serine peptidase: protein MTESRARRAPLHALLTLLLIASLLPFSTAAAPAAASDTGRIPDRILVKWEKGTPDHAKAAARSAVGAKKIGAIDPLGVDVLAVPAKASPRALAALQRTPRVAYAELDAAVEAETVAPNDPEWYRQWGPVKVNAPQAWAVTTGVRDTVIAVLDTGVAPVADLKGKLLPGRNVMTGTSDTTDSNGHGTMSAGVASASTNNGIGVAGYCWDCAILPVKVMESSGTMSDLARGIVWATDNGADVISMSLSGASGTTTVLDAVRYARDRNVSLVAAAGNQGDSIVRYPAAYPEVIAVAGTMSSDELYSWSNFGSWVDVAAPGQNRTLNKDGAVFLYGGTSSATPAVAGVLGLLRSAGASAAAARTALQDGSAPLSAVRYGRIDAKAALDLLGASTAPKAPAPDPEPDPAPEPAPAPTPEPSPAPAPAPDPEPEPTISLLVSTSKQKGLNTASVRWSAANGSRVELRIDGRATSVPNSGSYQHATGQRGSTTITYQVCDLSSCSKLVTASW from the coding sequence ATGACCGAATCCCGCGCGCGTCGCGCCCCGCTCCACGCCCTGCTGACGCTGCTGCTCATCGCGTCGCTGCTGCCGTTCTCCACCGCCGCCGCACCGGCGGCCGCCAGTGACACCGGGCGGATCCCCGACCGGATCCTGGTCAAGTGGGAGAAGGGCACACCCGATCATGCCAAGGCGGCCGCCCGTTCGGCAGTCGGTGCGAAGAAGATCGGTGCCATCGACCCGTTGGGCGTCGACGTGCTCGCCGTTCCGGCCAAGGCGTCACCACGTGCGCTCGCTGCCCTGCAGCGCACGCCGCGGGTCGCCTATGCCGAGCTTGACGCGGCCGTTGAGGCCGAGACCGTTGCGCCCAACGACCCGGAGTGGTACCGGCAGTGGGGGCCGGTCAAGGTGAACGCGCCGCAGGCCTGGGCCGTCACCACCGGCGTGCGCGACACGGTCATCGCCGTCCTCGACACCGGGGTGGCCCCGGTCGCCGACCTGAAGGGCAAACTGCTTCCCGGGCGCAACGTGATGACCGGGACCAGCGACACGACCGACAGCAACGGTCACGGCACGATGTCGGCAGGCGTCGCCTCGGCCAGCACCAACAACGGCATCGGTGTGGCCGGCTACTGCTGGGACTGCGCCATCCTGCCCGTCAAGGTCATGGAGAGCTCGGGCACCATGTCCGACCTCGCCCGCGGCATCGTCTGGGCGACCGACAACGGCGCCGACGTCATCTCCATGAGCCTCAGCGGCGCGAGCGGGACGACCACGGTGCTCGACGCGGTCCGCTACGCCCGCGATCGGAACGTCTCATTGGTGGCAGCTGCCGGCAACCAGGGCGACAGCATCGTCCGCTACCCAGCCGCGTATCCCGAAGTGATCGCGGTGGCGGGAACGATGAGCTCCGACGAGCTCTACAGCTGGTCCAACTTCGGCTCGTGGGTGGACGTGGCCGCACCCGGCCAGAACCGCACCCTCAACAAGGACGGCGCCGTCTTCCTGTACGGCGGAACCTCGTCGGCCACGCCGGCGGTCGCAGGAGTGCTCGGTCTGCTCCGCTCGGCCGGAGCAAGCGCTGCCGCGGCCCGGACCGCGCTGCAGGACGGTTCCGCCCCGCTGAGCGCCGTTCGCTACGGCCGGATCGACGCGAAGGCCGCGTTGGACCTCCTCGGGGCCTCGACGGCGCCCAAGGCACCAGCGCCGGACCCGGAACCCGATCCAGCGCCGGAGCCAGCCCCCGCTCCCACGCCGGAGCCCTCGCCAGCTCCCGCTCCCGCGCCGGACCCCGAACCGGAGCCGACGATCAGCCTGCTGGTGAGCACGTCGAAGCAGAAGGGGCTCAACACGGCGAGTGTTCGCTGGTCGGCCGCGAATGGCTCGCGCGTCGAACTGCGGATCGACGGTCGTGCCACCTCGGTACCGAACAGCGGCTCGTACCAGCACGCCACCGGCCAGCGCGGCAGCACGACGATCACCTACCAGGTCTGCGACCTGTCCAGCTGCTCGAAGCTGGTGACCGCGAGCTGGTAA
- a CDS encoding acyl-CoA carboxylase subunit beta gives MPGDVLDSRVDSQSNGFSRNRDTNLATLAKIDTALADAVAGGGGHKLARHRSRGKLTIQERIALLFDPGSPFLELQPLIGWGSDFHVGGSLVQGIGVVSGVECLVTGPDPTVKGGASNPYSVTKALRGLQIAAENRLPVINLTESAGADLRTQKDIFVRGGRTFHDLTALSKAGIPTISVVFGSSTAGGAYVPGMSDYTVLVRDRSKVFLGGPPLVRMATGEEADEEELGGAVMHAKVSGLADYLADDEHDAILTARRIVGHLRWRKVGPPPSEPADEPLHDPEELLGIASADLREPFDSREVLARVVDGSRFEEFKRSYGPNLVTGWASVHGYPIGVLANNGVLFNAEAEKGAQFIQLCNRIPVPLLFLQNITGFMVGTHYEQAGIIKDGAKLINAVTNSEVPHLTLMTGASYGAGNYGMCGRAYDPRMLFTWPNHHIAVMGPQQLAGVLSIVARSAAENRGETWDDAQDASVRRMVEEQIEEESNALFATGQGWDDGVIDPRDTRHVLGLALSAVHSAEVRGATGYGVFRM, from the coding sequence GTGCCGGGCGATGTACTCGACTCGCGTGTCGACTCGCAGAGCAATGGCTTCAGCCGCAACCGTGATACCAACCTCGCCACGCTCGCGAAGATCGACACTGCACTCGCGGATGCGGTCGCCGGCGGGGGAGGGCACAAACTGGCCCGCCACCGGTCACGCGGCAAGCTCACAATCCAGGAACGGATCGCCCTGCTGTTCGATCCGGGGAGCCCGTTCCTCGAACTGCAGCCGCTGATCGGGTGGGGCAGTGACTTCCACGTCGGTGGCTCGCTGGTGCAGGGCATCGGTGTCGTGTCCGGGGTGGAGTGCCTCGTCACCGGCCCCGATCCCACCGTGAAGGGTGGCGCGTCCAACCCGTACTCGGTCACCAAGGCATTGCGGGGCTTGCAGATCGCGGCCGAGAACCGCCTGCCCGTGATCAACCTGACCGAGTCCGCGGGCGCCGACCTGCGCACCCAGAAGGACATCTTCGTCCGCGGCGGCCGGACCTTCCACGACCTGACCGCGCTTTCGAAGGCCGGGATTCCCACCATCTCGGTGGTGTTCGGCTCCTCGACCGCCGGCGGCGCGTACGTGCCCGGCATGAGCGACTACACCGTCCTCGTCCGCGACCGCTCCAAGGTGTTCCTCGGCGGCCCACCGCTGGTCAGGATGGCGACGGGGGAGGAGGCCGACGAGGAAGAGCTCGGCGGCGCCGTCATGCACGCGAAGGTCTCCGGGCTCGCCGACTACCTCGCCGACGACGAACACGACGCCATCCTCACCGCCCGCCGCATCGTCGGCCACCTGCGCTGGCGCAAGGTCGGCCCACCACCGTCCGAGCCGGCCGACGAACCGCTGCACGATCCCGAGGAACTCCTGGGCATCGCCTCGGCCGACCTGCGCGAGCCGTTCGACAGCCGCGAGGTGCTCGCCCGGGTGGTCGACGGCTCCCGCTTCGAGGAGTTCAAGCGCTCGTACGGCCCCAACCTCGTCACCGGCTGGGCCTCCGTCCACGGCTACCCGATCGGCGTGCTCGCCAACAACGGCGTGCTCTTCAACGCCGAGGCCGAGAAGGGGGCGCAGTTCATCCAGCTCTGCAACCGCATCCCGGTCCCACTGCTGTTCCTGCAGAACATCACCGGCTTCATGGTCGGCACCCACTACGAGCAGGCCGGCATCATCAAGGATGGTGCGAAGCTCATCAACGCCGTCACCAACTCCGAGGTGCCGCACCTGACGCTCATGACGGGCGCCTCGTACGGGGCCGGCAACTACGGCATGTGCGGCCGCGCCTACGACCCGCGGATGCTGTTCACCTGGCCCAACCACCACATCGCCGTGATGGGCCCACAACAGCTCGCGGGCGTGCTGTCGATCGTGGCGAGGTCGGCGGCGGAGAACCGGGGTGAGACCTGGGACGACGCCCAGGACGCCTCGGTCCGCCGCATGGTCGAGGAGCAGATCGAGGAGGAGTCCAACGCCCTGTTCGCGACCGGTCAGGGTTGGGACGACGGCGTCATCGACCCTCGCGACACCCGCCACGTCCTCGGGCTCGCCCTGTCGGCGGTGCACTCCGCCGAGGTCCGTGGCGCCACCGGCTACGGCGTGTTCCGGATGTGA
- a CDS encoding biotin carboxylase N-terminal domain-containing protein, which yields MRLPRKVLIANRGEIAVRVARTCRAMGTATVAVYSDADTRALHVEVCDEAVRIGGTRPADSYLRADLLLAAAEKTGADAVHPGYGFLSENADFARAVVAAGLTWIGPPPDVIAAMGDKLEAKRRLAAAGVPVLPGAELPADLDDTEVAGRAAEVGYPLMVKAAAGGGGKGMRVVADPAALVEAVAAARREAASAFGDDRVFVERFVARPRHLEVQVLADVHGTTVHLFERECSIQRRHQKVVEEAPSPAIDDAVRAALTDAAVAAARAIGYVNAGTVEFVADEAVLARRRDGEDVDRRDAFAFLEVNTRLQVEHPVTEQTVRLRTAAADEPLDLVRLQLLVAAGAPLPFLQDELMQAGHAIEARLYAESPAADYRPSPGALSLFEPAGAPGIRWDTGVRTGDRITPDYDPLLAKVIATAPTRGEAAARLAAALGATPLWATTNRDLLVAVLRDDAFLAGDTTTAFLDERFGDPALREAAPPDAVLSTALAAAGLHAVLRSRADVVPAGVPVGFSNTIGLGQQVDFEAPGLFGAGRDRRATVRAAPAARGGGWWRVLVGASGAPGQVQAPLRDAEASDWFVHGAGPDHLEVEHDDGRRQRITVRTVGADGDPDVDTRWLLVRVDGSWVRLIQQPRFPSADAADEPGTTTAPMPGVVTTVAVAVGDDVSRGDLLLTIEAMKMEHRVVAEHDGRVDAVHVSPGQQVDADEVLAVVTGTDDPEGSAAT from the coding sequence GTGCGCCTTCCCCGCAAGGTGCTCATCGCCAACCGCGGCGAGATCGCGGTGCGAGTCGCCCGCACCTGCCGTGCCATGGGCACAGCCACGGTCGCGGTGTACTCCGATGCCGACACCCGTGCCCTCCACGTCGAGGTCTGCGACGAGGCCGTCCGCATCGGCGGAACCCGCCCCGCCGACAGCTACCTGCGCGCCGACCTGCTGCTGGCGGCCGCGGAGAAGACCGGTGCCGACGCCGTCCACCCGGGCTACGGCTTCCTGTCCGAGAACGCGGACTTCGCTCGTGCCGTGGTCGCCGCGGGTCTGACCTGGATCGGCCCCCCACCGGACGTGATCGCCGCGATGGGCGACAAGCTCGAGGCGAAACGCCGCCTGGCCGCCGCCGGCGTCCCGGTCCTGCCCGGCGCCGAACTGCCCGCCGACCTCGACGACACCGAGGTGGCCGGCCGGGCCGCAGAGGTCGGCTATCCGCTGATGGTCAAGGCGGCCGCGGGCGGTGGCGGCAAGGGCATGCGGGTGGTCGCGGACCCGGCCGCCCTTGTCGAGGCGGTGGCGGCCGCCCGTCGCGAGGCCGCGTCCGCCTTCGGCGACGACCGGGTCTTCGTGGAGCGCTTCGTCGCCCGTCCGCGCCACCTCGAGGTGCAGGTACTGGCCGACGTACATGGCACCACGGTGCACCTGTTCGAGCGCGAGTGCTCGATCCAGCGCCGACACCAGAAGGTGGTCGAGGAGGCCCCGTCGCCGGCGATCGACGACGCCGTGAGAGCCGCGTTGACGGACGCAGCCGTCGCTGCCGCACGGGCGATCGGCTACGTCAACGCCGGCACGGTGGAGTTCGTCGCCGACGAGGCCGTGCTTGCGCGCCGACGTGACGGCGAGGACGTCGACCGACGTGACGCGTTCGCTTTCCTCGAGGTCAACACGAGGTTGCAGGTCGAGCACCCCGTCACCGAACAGACGGTGCGCCTCCGCACGGCCGCGGCAGACGAACCGCTGGACCTCGTGCGCCTGCAGTTGCTGGTCGCGGCCGGTGCTCCGCTGCCGTTCCTCCAGGACGAGCTGATGCAGGCCGGGCACGCGATCGAGGCCCGCCTGTACGCCGAGTCGCCGGCCGCCGACTACCGACCGTCGCCGGGCGCACTGTCGTTGTTCGAGCCCGCCGGTGCGCCAGGCATCCGCTGGGACACCGGTGTTCGCACCGGCGACCGGATCACGCCCGACTACGACCCGCTGCTGGCCAAGGTGATCGCCACCGCGCCGACCCGCGGCGAAGCAGCGGCACGCCTGGCGGCCGCGCTCGGCGCCACCCCGCTGTGGGCGACCACCAACCGCGACCTGCTGGTCGCGGTCCTGCGCGACGACGCCTTCCTCGCCGGCGACACGACCACCGCCTTTCTCGACGAGCGGTTCGGCGACCCGGCGCTCCGTGAGGCCGCGCCGCCGGACGCCGTGCTGAGCACGGCACTGGCGGCCGCCGGTCTGCACGCGGTGCTCCGGTCACGGGCGGACGTGGTCCCCGCCGGCGTGCCGGTCGGGTTCTCCAACACGATCGGCCTCGGCCAGCAGGTCGACTTCGAGGCACCTGGCCTGTTCGGCGCGGGCCGGGACCGGCGCGCGACCGTCCGCGCCGCGCCCGCCGCGCGGGGAGGCGGGTGGTGGCGCGTCCTGGTGGGCGCATCGGGCGCACCGGGCCAGGTGCAGGCACCGTTGCGCGACGCCGAAGCCTCGGACTGGTTCGTCCACGGCGCCGGTCCCGACCACCTCGAGGTCGAGCACGACGACGGACGTCGGCAGCGGATCACCGTGCGGACCGTCGGCGCCGACGGCGATCCGGACGTCGACACCCGATGGCTGCTCGTCCGGGTCGACGGCAGCTGGGTGCGACTGATCCAGCAGCCTCGGTTCCCGTCCGCGGACGCCGCCGACGAGCCCGGCACCACCACCGCCCCGATGCCCGGCGTCGTCACCACCGTCGCGGTGGCCGTCGGCGACGACGTCTCGCGCGGCGACCTGCTGCTCACCATCGAGGCGATGAAGATGGAGCACCGCGTCGTCGCCGAACACGACGGTCGCGTCGACGCCGTCCACGTCAGCCCCGGCCAGCAGGTCGACGCCGACGAGGTCCTGGCCGTCGTCACGGGCACCGACGACCCCGAGGGCTCGGCGGCAACCTGA
- a CDS encoding complex I subunit 5 family protein, which produces MNNLPILILLPLLFGAVVATIAGLWRPAAAQAIAVVSTASSLMLAVVGLVRVVPDGAMTHDLGGWAPPVGIEYVLDPLSAYLAVIISFVGLLVSIYPVSAAFDLRPARGAPLYPLTLLLLTGLTGVVLSGDLFHLFVMLEIYAIATYGLVSLGGDRGVLASLRYLLLGTLGSGLYLLGVGFLYFSTGTLNMAHMAELLPPLADSPTILGAMALIVIGLALKMALFPLHVWLPDAHSYSPPGVAALLAAVQVKAGAYGLIRILFDVFGPAYGDGRGLPVSTALTWFGLAGILVGSILAIQQTDLKRLLAYSTVAQLGYIGVGIGLANPLALVGALLHVLNHAVMKSGLFLVAGGIIQQTGLKTIAKFAGLGKRMPWTMAGFAVMGLSMVGIPPTAGFFSKFYLVWGGIETGNWAVFAIVVSSSLLTAIYFLRLFEQVFVREPELEVVAAAREPGPRVVGTVAVLGVAVLSIGLFNAVLVDNVLMPVAERMLG; this is translated from the coding sequence GTGAACAACCTTCCGATCCTGATCCTGCTGCCCCTGCTCTTCGGTGCGGTCGTCGCGACGATCGCGGGGCTGTGGCGGCCGGCCGCCGCCCAGGCCATCGCGGTGGTGTCGACTGCCTCCTCGCTGATGCTGGCCGTCGTCGGACTGGTGCGCGTGGTCCCCGACGGCGCCATGACCCACGACCTCGGCGGTTGGGCGCCGCCGGTCGGCATCGAGTACGTCCTCGACCCGCTGTCGGCGTACCTCGCGGTCATCATCTCGTTCGTCGGTCTGCTGGTCAGCATCTACCCCGTGTCGGCCGCCTTCGACCTGCGGCCTGCCCGCGGGGCGCCGCTGTACCCGTTGACGCTGCTGCTGCTGACCGGTCTGACGGGTGTGGTGCTCAGCGGCGACCTGTTCCACCTGTTCGTGATGCTCGAGATCTACGCCATCGCGACCTACGGGCTGGTCTCGCTCGGCGGCGACCGCGGCGTGCTGGCGTCGCTGCGCTACCTGCTGCTGGGCACCCTCGGCAGCGGCCTGTACCTGCTGGGCGTCGGGTTCCTGTACTTCTCCACCGGCACGCTCAACATGGCCCACATGGCCGAGCTGCTCCCGCCGCTGGCCGACTCGCCCACGATCCTGGGTGCGATGGCGCTGATCGTCATCGGCCTGGCGCTGAAGATGGCGTTGTTCCCGCTGCACGTCTGGCTGCCGGACGCACACAGCTACTCGCCGCCGGGGGTGGCGGCCCTGCTGGCGGCCGTGCAGGTCAAGGCCGGCGCCTACGGGCTGATCCGGATCCTGTTCGACGTCTTCGGCCCGGCGTACGGCGACGGTCGCGGCCTGCCCGTGAGCACGGCACTGACCTGGTTCGGTCTGGCCGGCATCCTGGTGGGTTCCATCCTGGCGATCCAGCAGACCGACCTCAAGCGTCTGCTCGCCTACTCCACCGTCGCGCAGCTGGGGTACATCGGTGTCGGCATCGGGCTCGCCAACCCGCTCGCGCTGGTCGGTGCGCTGCTGCACGTGCTCAACCACGCCGTGATGAAGAGCGGCCTGTTCCTGGTGGCCGGCGGCATCATCCAGCAGACCGGGCTGAAGACGATCGCGAAGTTCGCCGGGCTCGGCAAACGGATGCCGTGGACGATGGCCGGCTTCGCCGTCATGGGCCTGTCGATGGTCGGCATCCCGCCAACGGCCGGCTTCTTCTCCAAGTTCTATCTCGTGTGGGGAGGCATCGAGACCGGCAACTGGGCCGTCTTCGCCATCGTGGTGTCCTCGAGCCTGCTGACGGCGATCTACTTCCTGCGCCTGTTCGAGCAGGTGTTCGTCCGCGAGCCCGAGCTCGAGGTGGTCGCCGCTGCGCGCGAGCCCGGCCCCCGCGTCGTGGGGACCGTCGCCGTCCTCGGCGTCGCGGTGCTGTCGATCGGGCTGTTCAACGCGGTGCTGGTGGACAACGTGCTGATGCCCGTCGCCGAGCGCATGCTCGGCTGA
- a CDS encoding cation:proton antiporter subunit C, which translates to MIELLLARYIYVLVLVLLAIGLYGILAKGDLVKKVIGLTIYSTAIYLFFIEGSVQDDATAPIIDPALGSDPLAYVDPLPHLLILTAIVVGVGVVGVALSLLVRLYRVHGTLDEAVIADRLSGRGEPLGAPTEDTAPDPHPDDEGGRS; encoded by the coding sequence ATGATCGAATTGCTGCTCGCCCGCTACATCTACGTGCTGGTGCTCGTGCTGCTCGCGATCGGGCTGTACGGGATCCTGGCCAAGGGTGACCTGGTCAAGAAGGTCATCGGGCTCACGATCTACTCGACGGCGATCTACCTGTTCTTCATCGAGGGCAGCGTCCAGGACGACGCGACGGCGCCCATCATCGATCCCGCGCTCGGGTCGGATCCGCTGGCCTACGTCGACCCGCTGCCACACCTGCTGATCCTGACCGCCATCGTGGTCGGCGTCGGGGTCGTCGGCGTGGCGCTGTCGCTGCTGGTACGGCTGTACCGCGTGCACGGGACCCTCGACGAGGCGGTGATCGCCGACCGCCTCTCCGGCCGCGGCGAACCGCTCGGTGCTCCCACCGAGGACACCGCACCCGATCCCCACCCCGACGACGAGGGTGGGCGCTCGTGA
- a CDS encoding MnhB domain-containing protein — MTGSYPSEVVRVICAVASPFIALFGLYVIAHGHYGPGGGFAGGVFVAVGAILPRLTLDERLAYRIFPPAAGPLSAGIGMLLFLFVAVVPLLVGGAFLDYGAVEIAGMEPARVRYLGILIVEVGVGLAVFGAMLLIFDTITGRGAR; from the coding sequence ATGACCGGCTCCTACCCCTCCGAGGTCGTCCGCGTCATCTGCGCCGTCGCGAGCCCGTTCATCGCGCTGTTCGGCCTGTACGTGATCGCGCACGGCCACTACGGGCCCGGCGGCGGGTTCGCCGGCGGGGTGTTCGTCGCGGTTGGCGCGATCCTGCCGCGGCTCACCCTCGACGAGCGCCTCGCCTACCGCATCTTCCCGCCGGCGGCCGGACCGCTGTCGGCTGGCATCGGGATGCTGCTGTTCCTGTTCGTCGCGGTGGTGCCGCTGCTGGTGGGCGGCGCCTTCCTCGACTACGGCGCCGTCGAGATCGCCGGCATGGAACCCGCCCGGGTGCGCTACCTCGGCATCCTGATCGTCGAGGTCGGGGTGGGGCTGGCCGTGTTCGGCGCGATGCTGCTGATCTTCGACACCATCACCGGGCGGGGCGCGCGATGA